The following DNA comes from Ferrimicrobium sp..
ATGGGCGCGTTTGGTGTCGAGAACAATCGGGTAGTTGGTATCCCACGGGTGAAGACGGTGGCCAGGTGCACTCACTGGTTGTTCGTCAAAGGTTACGCCGAGCAATCCGCCCACAATCCGAGCGATCTCGATGCCAGACGGTGCATCGGGGTCAGCGATATTGACGATCTGGTTTCCTGGAAGATGAGCCAGTGCAGCTATCAGGGCTGCGATATTGCTAGCGGCGCTCGGGTGGTCGATACCGGCGCGGCTGGGGTCGTAGAAGAGGGTGAGACGCCGCTCGATGGCACGTCGTACAAAGACCCATTCCCTTGGGCGTCGTGCATGCGCACCGTGAATTTTGGACGGACGTAGAATGGCGACTGATGCTCCAGAATTGAGCAGCGTCTCCTCAGCTGCGACTTTGTTTGCGCCATATCCCTCCTGTGTGTTGGGGTCGAGGTCGTTGGGTCTGAGTGTTGCGCACGTCTCATCGATGGGACCCGCAAAATCTGGAGGCTCGTCGGAGTTGGAGTGGCGGCCGTACCGATCGACATAGACAGCCTTGGAGGAGATCATGATGGTCTTCGTGATATGAGAGAGATAGGGAAGGAGCATTGTTGCATCGGCAGCCTGGTAACAGAGGCAATCGATGAGGAGATCAGCGCCACCCGATAGAACTCTTCGCAACTGGTAGGGGTCATGCCGATTCGCCGTGGTAGTGATGAGATGTTCTGCGTTCCACGAAGGGGGAGTGCGACTGGTCAGGGTGACGTCCCAGCCATTGGCCCTCAAGTACTGGCTCGCGGCATGGCCAACGGCTCCAGTTCCTCCTAAGATGATGGCGCTTGGCATGAGTTTTCAGCTTAGCGACGTGTCGAGCGGGACGCTCATCGGGCACAACGCGGCCTTAGTTCGCGGTCACAGTGTGTCTCTGTCGGAACGAAAATCATGAGCTTGCTCGCTCCTTAACCGATTGATGGTTGCAGCTGAGCGCAGTCACGCAGCAACGGGCCCTTCTGCGCGTAGAATGCCGACGGCATCTGGGCAACTCGCCGATAGGCAAGGCTCGATCCGGGTTGAGAGAGGTGCAGTTGTGGTGATGGGATACGAGGTTGTCGTTGACAACCCCACTTGCGCCGAGCTTGCGTGAGTCATCGTGCGGTCGATCTGTCAATATTGCTGGGCGAACGACGGGGCTCTGGACGGTCGGCTAACCTGGCCCCAAGAGAGCCAGTCCATGACTGCGCCCGAATGCCTGGCTATGAGTCATCTGGCGAGATGCGATAGCACGGCGTT
Coding sequences within:
- a CDS encoding NAD-dependent epimerase/dehydratase family protein: MPSAIILGGTGAVGHAASQYLRANGWDVTLTSRTPPSWNAEHLITTTANRHDPYQLRRVLSGGADLLIDCLCYQAADATMLLPYLSHITKTIMISSKAVYVDRYGRHSNSDEPPDFAGPIDETCATLRPNDLDPNTQEGYGANKVAAEETLLNSGASVAILRPSKIHGAHARRPREWVFVRRAIERRLTLFYDPSRAGIDHPSAASNIAALIAALAHLPGNQIVNIADPDAPSGIEIARIVGGLLGVTFDEQPVSAPGHRLHPWDTNYPIVLDTKRAHELGYQPIGDYASTIKAEIDWLMANANLQTRLPFDDDPFFAPFFADQAAVAPPKR